In Vibrio sp. 10N, the following proteins share a genomic window:
- the prc gene encoding carboxy terminal-processing peptidase, with the protein MKCRSKVSLIAASLWLAASSAQALEAKYEKSQIPTLAPEVQHETASKRVTSRFTRSHYKHFTLDDDFSKAIFSRYLEMLDYNRNIFTQSDIDKFDTWSSQLDDQLKAGNNQIAFDVYNLSMQKRYDRFVYALSLLDKEMKFDVDEAITLDRSEAAWAKDEAELDELWRKRVKYDALNLKLAGKNWDEIKETLGKRYNNAIKRLTQSHNEDAFQIYMNAFAREVDPHTSYLSPRSAEQFQSEMNLSLEGIGAVLQLTDDYTVIRSLVAGGPASKSKQLGEGDRIIGVGQDGEDIVDVIGWRLDDVVQLIKGPKGTKVKLQILPEGKDAKASVVEIVRDKIRLEDRAVKSEVIEKDGKKIGVLEVPSFYVGLSKDTDKLITELKEKGVDGIIVDLRNNGGGALTEATAMSGLFIESGPVVQVRDSYGRVNVNSDTDGKISYQGPLTVLVNRYSASASEIFAAAMQDYGRAIVLGENSFGKGTVQQHRSLNHIYDLFDKELGYVQYTIQKFYRIDGGSTQNRGVVPDVAFPTAVDPAETGESVEDNALPWDSIDRAKYSPLQRNDEVIATLTAAHEKRIATDMEFGFIAEDIAKYKAEKDDKTLSLSEAARKQESDEADVRRLERVNQRQKAAGEKPYATLDDIPKDYEVPDAYLDEAVAITVDLVNSKA; encoded by the coding sequence ATGAAGTGCCGTTCAAAAGTATCTTTAATCGCTGCTAGCCTCTGGCTAGCAGCTTCTTCGGCTCAAGCGCTTGAAGCTAAGTATGAAAAGTCACAAATTCCTACTCTAGCCCCAGAAGTTCAGCATGAGACCGCCAGCAAACGTGTGACCTCTCGATTCACTCGTTCTCACTACAAACATTTCACCCTAGACGATGACTTTTCAAAGGCGATTTTTTCGCGTTACTTGGAAATGCTCGACTATAATCGCAACATTTTTACCCAATCTGACATCGATAAGTTCGATACTTGGTCAAGCCAACTCGATGATCAATTAAAAGCGGGTAATAACCAAATTGCGTTTGATGTTTACAATCTCTCGATGCAAAAGCGCTACGATCGCTTTGTTTACGCTTTGTCATTGCTAGACAAAGAGATGAAATTCGATGTTGATGAGGCGATCACGTTGGATCGTTCTGAAGCGGCTTGGGCAAAAGATGAAGCTGAGCTTGATGAGTTATGGCGCAAGCGTGTGAAATATGACGCATTGAACCTCAAACTTGCGGGCAAAAATTGGGACGAAATCAAAGAGACACTGGGCAAGCGCTATAACAATGCGATTAAGCGTCTTACCCAATCACACAACGAAGATGCGTTTCAGATTTATATGAACGCCTTCGCGCGTGAAGTGGATCCCCATACTAGCTATCTATCACCACGTTCAGCAGAGCAATTCCAATCAGAGATGAATCTCTCTCTCGAAGGCATTGGTGCTGTGCTTCAGCTGACTGATGATTACACGGTAATACGTTCTCTTGTTGCTGGTGGCCCTGCTTCGAAAAGTAAACAACTCGGTGAAGGTGACCGCATCATCGGTGTTGGCCAAGATGGCGAAGACATTGTTGATGTTATAGGTTGGCGACTAGATGATGTCGTACAATTAATCAAAGGCCCGAAAGGGACGAAGGTTAAGCTGCAAATTCTCCCTGAAGGTAAAGATGCGAAAGCCTCTGTTGTTGAGATTGTTCGAGACAAAATCCGTCTAGAAGACCGTGCAGTGAAGTCGGAAGTCATTGAGAAAGATGGCAAGAAGATTGGTGTACTTGAAGTACCTAGCTTCTATGTGGGTCTTTCAAAAGATACCGACAAACTGATTACTGAGCTTAAAGAGAAGGGTGTTGATGGTATCATCGTCGATCTTCGAAACAATGGCGGTGGTGCGTTAACCGAAGCGACCGCAATGTCCGGTTTGTTTATTGAAAGTGGCCCAGTGGTTCAAGTTCGTGACAGCTATGGTCGTGTGAATGTGAACAGTGATACCGATGGAAAAATCAGTTATCAAGGTCCATTGACTGTACTGGTTAACCGCTACAGTGCTTCGGCTTCAGAAATTTTTGCAGCAGCGATGCAAGATTATGGACGTGCTATCGTATTGGGTGAAAACTCATTTGGTAAAGGTACCGTTCAGCAGCACCGTTCACTAAATCATATTTATGATTTGTTCGATAAAGAGCTTGGTTATGTACAGTACACTATCCAGAAGTTCTATCGTATCGATGGTGGTAGTACGCAGAATCGTGGTGTAGTGCCAGATGTTGCATTCCCAACCGCTGTGGATCCTGCTGAAACGGGTGAGAGTGTTGAAGACAATGCTCTGCCTTGGGATAGCATTGATAGAGCGAAATATTCACCGTTACAACGTAACGATGAAGTGATCGCGACACTGACTGCAGCTCATGAAAAACGCATTGCAACTGACATGGAATTTGGCTTTATTGCCGAGGACATTGCCAAATACAAAGCGGAAAAAGACGACAAAACTTTGTCTTTAAGTGAAGCAGCACGCAAACAAGAAAGTGATGAAGCAGACGTTCGTCGTTTGGAACGAGTTAATCAACGCCAGAAAGCGGCGGGTGAAAAACCGTATGCGACGTTGGATGACATTCCAAAAGATTACGAAGTGCCAGACGCTTACTTGGATGAGGCAGTTGCAATTACTGTCGACCTTGTTAACAGCAAAGCGTAA
- the pepN gene encoding aminopeptidase N translates to MTESAPKAKYRSDYQSPSHTITDVNLTFVLHETQTRVTAISTVKQMANDTTLTLEGEGIELVQIRINGQVWQDYAQNDTGLAIHNLPPEFELAIENIISPSTNTALEGLYISDGAYCTQCEAEGFRRITYFLDRPDVLAKYTTKVIADKASFPYLLSNGNKVAEGNLEDGKHFVTWEDPHPKPSYLFALVAGDFDVLRDKYTTCSGRDVALEIFVDKGNLDRANHAMVSLINSMKWDEERFGLEYDLDIYMIVAVDFFNMGAMENKGLNVFNSKFVLANDQTATDTDYLGIEAVIGHEYFHNWTGNRVTCRDWFQLSLKEGLTVFRDQEFSSDLGSRSVNRINNVRIIRGPQFAEDASPMSHPIRPEKVIEMNNFYTLTVYEKGSEVIRMMHTLLGEDKFQAGMKLYFERHDGTAATCEDFVAAMEDASGVDLTQFRLWYSQSGTPTLSVTDQYDESAQTYTLNVKQHTPSTQDQAEKQALHIPFDVELYDEQGKVLELQRNDKPCGNVLNITESEQNFVFEKVTSKPVPSMLREFSAPVRLNFEYSDEQLAFLMVHARNDFAKWDAGQMLLAKYIKSNVEAVQKGANVELPELVVDAFRGVLLNSELEPAFIAEALSLPSFNEVAGWYETIDVDAVCDVLKGIKLGLASELQDEMSALYHTLAQADYTIEHAAIGKRSLRNLCLQYLVNVAEYAHLAKEQYQSAINMTDTIAAMSAANSASLAFREEIMADYSEKWSHDGLVMDKWFALQGANPSKDALDNVKACMSHTAFSLSNPNRTRSLIGSFLNMNPRRFHDKSGKGYQFAGEILTQLNESNPQVASRLIDPLLKLKKYDSERQALIKQELEKLQGLDNLAKDLFEKVTKALES, encoded by the coding sequence ATGACGGAGTCAGCACCTAAAGCCAAATACCGAAGTGATTATCAATCACCTTCCCACACTATTACAGATGTAAACCTCACATTCGTTCTTCACGAAACTCAGACGCGCGTGACCGCTATCTCTACAGTGAAACAGATGGCAAACGACACGACGCTAACGCTAGAAGGTGAAGGAATTGAGTTGGTACAAATCCGTATTAACGGACAAGTTTGGCAAGATTATGCACAAAACGATACCGGCTTAGCGATTCACAACCTACCTCCAGAGTTTGAACTTGCGATTGAAAATATCATTTCGCCTTCAACGAATACCGCGCTAGAAGGTTTGTATATTTCAGACGGCGCTTACTGTACGCAATGTGAAGCAGAGGGCTTCCGCCGCATTACGTATTTCCTAGACCGACCAGACGTTTTAGCGAAATACACGACTAAAGTGATCGCAGACAAAGCGAGCTTTCCATATCTGCTAAGCAACGGTAACAAAGTTGCCGAAGGTAACCTGGAAGACGGTAAGCATTTTGTTACTTGGGAAGATCCGCATCCGAAGCCATCTTACCTGTTTGCATTGGTCGCGGGTGACTTTGATGTATTGCGTGACAAATACACTACATGCTCTGGTCGCGATGTTGCACTAGAGATTTTTGTCGACAAAGGCAATTTAGATCGCGCCAATCATGCCATGGTTTCGCTTATCAATTCTATGAAGTGGGATGAAGAGCGTTTTGGCCTGGAATACGATCTGGATATTTACATGATCGTAGCCGTTGATTTCTTCAACATGGGCGCAATGGAAAACAAAGGACTAAACGTTTTCAACTCTAAGTTTGTTCTTGCCAATGACCAAACAGCGACGGATACCGACTACCTTGGTATCGAAGCGGTAATTGGTCATGAATACTTCCACAACTGGACCGGTAACCGAGTCACTTGTCGCGATTGGTTCCAACTAAGCCTGAAAGAAGGTTTGACTGTATTCCGCGATCAAGAATTCTCATCGGACTTAGGTTCGCGTTCTGTTAACCGTATCAACAACGTACGTATTATTCGCGGCCCTCAGTTTGCTGAAGATGCAAGTCCAATGTCACACCCAATTCGTCCGGAAAAAGTGATTGAAATGAATAACTTCTACACTTTGACGGTATACGAAAAGGGCAGTGAAGTTATTCGAATGATGCACACCTTACTGGGTGAAGATAAGTTCCAAGCTGGTATGAAGCTTTACTTTGAACGTCATGATGGTACGGCCGCAACTTGTGAAGACTTTGTTGCTGCGATGGAAGATGCGTCGGGTGTTGATCTGACTCAGTTCCGTTTGTGGTATAGCCAATCAGGTACGCCAACTTTATCTGTGACCGACCAGTATGATGAGTCGGCGCAGACTTATACGCTTAATGTGAAACAGCATACGCCATCAACACAAGATCAAGCGGAAAAGCAGGCGCTACACATTCCGTTTGATGTGGAACTGTATGACGAACAAGGAAAAGTTTTAGAGTTACAGCGTAACGACAAGCCGTGCGGGAATGTGCTTAATATCACAGAATCTGAGCAGAACTTTGTATTTGAGAAGGTAACTAGCAAGCCAGTCCCTTCGATGCTAAGAGAATTCTCTGCTCCAGTTCGTTTGAACTTTGAATATAGCGATGAGCAATTGGCATTCTTGATGGTTCACGCTCGCAATGACTTTGCTAAGTGGGATGCGGGTCAAATGTTGCTAGCGAAATACATTAAGTCAAATGTAGAAGCGGTGCAAAAGGGCGCTAACGTTGAATTGCCTGAGTTGGTAGTCGATGCCTTTAGAGGTGTACTACTTAATAGTGAACTCGAACCGGCCTTTATTGCAGAAGCATTATCACTGCCAAGCTTTAATGAAGTGGCGGGTTGGTATGAGACTATTGATGTTGATGCAGTTTGTGATGTACTGAAAGGGATCAAGCTTGGTTTAGCATCGGAACTTCAAGACGAAATGTCCGCGCTTTACCACACATTGGCGCAAGCTGATTACACTATCGAACATGCGGCTATCGGTAAGCGTTCGCTGCGTAATTTGTGTCTCCAATATTTGGTCAATGTTGCGGAGTATGCACATCTTGCCAAAGAGCAATACCAATCGGCGATCAACATGACGGATACGATTGCAGCAATGAGTGCAGCAAATAGCGCTTCATTGGCATTCCGTGAAGAAATCATGGCTGACTATAGTGAAAAATGGAGTCACGATGGTTTGGTTATGGATAAGTGGTTTGCGCTTCAAGGGGCGAATCCTTCTAAAGATGCACTGGATAATGTGAAAGCGTGTATGTCACACACTGCATTTAGCTTGAGCAACCCTAACCGAACCCGCAGCTTGATTGGTTCATTCTTGAATATGAACCCACGCCGATTCCATGACAAATCGGGTAAAGGGTATCAGTTTGCTGGTGAAATCTTGACTCAACTTAATGAGTCTAACCCGCAAGTGGCCTCACGTTTGATTGATCCACTTCTAAAATTGAAGAAGTATGACAGTGAACGCCAAGCTTTGATCAAGCAGGAGCTTGAGAAACTACAAGGCCTAGATAACCTAGCGAAAGACTTGTTTGAAAAAGTCACCAAAGCGCTAGAATCCTAG
- a CDS encoding DUF2835 domain-containing protein, translating into MKHYYFSLNISYNHYLTHYTGHASSVLVHTDQGLKLQLPATRFRPFLTQLGLKGRYRLTTDQNNKFLRLESL; encoded by the coding sequence ATGAAACACTATTATTTCAGCCTGAATATCAGCTACAACCACTATTTAACTCACTATACTGGACATGCATCCAGTGTTTTAGTCCATACCGATCAAGGCCTAAAACTGCAGCTCCCTGCGACACGATTTCGACCATTTTTAACACAATTAGGTCTTAAAGGGAGGTATAGGTTAACAACTGACCAAAACAACAAGTTTTTACGGTTAGAATCACTGTAA
- a CDS encoding NAD-glutamate dehydrogenase: MTTREPVVPVLLEKVYQLIESKVEGINQPLVTKLAQHIFSNVSPDDLLQRNESDLYGAAVSLWHHLNEKKYDEISVRVFNPTVSRHGWQSTHTIVEIAVPDSPFLVDSVKMALNRVDLTCHIMLHGPTQFERDDQGQITSVNEGKGHLQSVFHIEVDRLSEKEEMTALKNELISIFEDTSLVVNEWESMSDKLQQITKDLVKNKSKLPLEADRFDETIAYLEWLGDHNFTFMGYKEFDLVNEEGDSVLKPTEEAGLGLFSKSERVRSVKISEFSDSARLEAKKPFLLILTKGNKASRIHRPAYTDYVGIKKFDANGKVIGEHRFTGLYTSAVYNQSVSTIPLIREKVERILAASGYRDGSYSYKALRNILENYPRDELLQAREDELLEIGMGVVQMQDRDLIRLFVRKDPFGRFFSCMVYVSKDRYNTELRKDTQRILKNYFGINQEVEFTTYFSESPLARTHYIVRVDNNNMDVDVKAIERNLMEVSASWDDRLSDAIVANFGESKGLPLSKVYSKAFPRSYKEDMMPTSAVADIERLEALDEDNKLGMLFYRPQEEAANSKAVRLKLYHRDEPIHLSDVMPMLENLGLRVIGESPYEIVKTDGGTYWILDFSMLHKSDAEVDLREARDRFQQAFAAIWSGDLESDGFNRLVLGSGLTGREVSILRAYARYMRQVGFPFSQHYIEDTLNHYPDLAKDLVELFTQRFMPSLKGSKKGQQRVIEKINKQLDKVDSLDDDRIIRRYVEMISATLRTNYYQKDKVGEHKPWLSLKLEPKNIPEIPAPVPAFEIFVYAPDIEGVHLRGGKVARGGLRWSDRQEDFRTEILGLVKAQQVKNTVIVPVGAKGGFVCKRQPQLSSRDEIFAEGQRCYKQFIRALLDVSDNIIEGEVVAPKSVVRHDEDDPYLVVAADKGTATFSDLANSVSEEYDFWLGDAFASGGSNGYDHKAMGITAKGGWESVKRHFREMGIDCQNQDFTAIGVGDMAGDVFGNGMLLSKHIKLQAAFNHMHIFIDPNPASSAKSWEERKRLFDLPRSSWEDYDPKLISKGGGIFARRAKSITLTPEIQKMLGTKKASVAPNDLIKMLLSMEVDLLWNGGIGTYVKSSTETHADVGDRANDVLRINGCDLKAKVVGEGGNLGMTQLGRIEYALTGGRVNTDFVDNVGGVDCSDNEVNIKIFLNGLVSNGDLTVKQRNQILESMEDEVGEIVLDDAYCQSESISVTEFQGVSLVKEQIRFIHTLEKAGHLDRALEYIPSDEDLLEREKQGIGMTRPELSVLVAYGKMVLKEELVTDDIANDPYHEQQLTQYFPSELRRNYLESMPNHPLRAEIISTMLANQMVNEMGCNFVTKLQEETGATVVDIANAYAASREIYGFAYTFEQIRKLDNVASSEAQYELLFIVRRTLRRLARWILRNRPGKQSVEQLVARYREDVIKVEQTLENCLVAEEVAEHREQAEIWIEQGVGGELANYVARLSSLLSAVDIAEIAAEASFDVERASKLYFHLGDRLSLHWFLNQINGQAVDNNWQALARAAFREDLDWQQRLLTSQVLRCGCGGEGEDVILSLDNWMETNTHSLQRWENILNEFKVGNVHEFAKFSVALRELSLLNLNCANNL; encoded by the coding sequence ATGACCACGCGCGAACCCGTTGTTCCGGTTCTACTGGAGAAAGTTTATCAGCTGATTGAGTCTAAGGTAGAAGGCATCAATCAGCCATTAGTGACTAAACTTGCCCAACACATTTTTAGCAACGTTTCCCCTGACGATTTGCTACAGAGAAACGAGTCAGACTTATATGGTGCGGCAGTTAGCCTTTGGCATCATCTCAATGAGAAAAAGTATGACGAAATTTCGGTTAGAGTCTTCAACCCGACGGTCAGTCGTCATGGTTGGCAATCGACGCACACTATTGTTGAAATCGCAGTCCCAGATTCACCTTTCCTTGTTGACTCAGTAAAAATGGCACTTAACCGTGTCGATCTTACTTGTCACATCATGCTGCATGGTCCAACTCAGTTTGAACGAGATGACCAAGGGCAAATTACTTCAGTGAATGAAGGGAAAGGGCATCTTCAGTCAGTGTTCCATATTGAGGTGGACAGACTGAGTGAAAAAGAAGAGATGACAGCACTTAAGAATGAGTTGATTTCGATTTTCGAAGATACCAGCCTAGTGGTTAACGAATGGGAATCAATGTCAGATAAGCTGCAACAAATTACAAAAGATTTGGTGAAGAACAAAAGCAAGCTACCACTGGAAGCTGATCGCTTTGATGAAACCATTGCCTATCTAGAATGGCTTGGTGATCACAACTTCACATTTATGGGGTACAAAGAATTTGACCTAGTGAATGAAGAGGGTGATTCGGTATTAAAACCAACCGAAGAAGCCGGTCTGGGTTTATTCTCAAAGTCTGAGCGTGTTCGCTCGGTGAAGATCTCTGAATTTTCAGACTCTGCGCGCCTCGAAGCCAAAAAACCATTCCTGCTTATTCTAACCAAAGGCAACAAAGCGAGTCGTATTCATAGACCTGCTTATACAGACTATGTTGGTATCAAGAAATTCGATGCTAACGGAAAGGTGATTGGTGAGCATCGATTCACCGGCCTTTATACTTCGGCTGTGTATAACCAAAGCGTTTCGACTATCCCGCTTATTCGCGAAAAAGTTGAGCGTATCTTGGCAGCAAGTGGTTACCGTGATGGCTCTTATTCTTATAAAGCGCTGAGAAACATCCTTGAAAACTATCCTCGCGATGAGCTACTTCAAGCTAGAGAAGATGAACTTCTAGAGATAGGTATGGGTGTCGTACAAATGCAGGATCGTGATTTGATCCGACTGTTTGTGCGTAAAGATCCGTTTGGGCGCTTTTTCAGTTGCATGGTGTATGTAAGTAAAGATCGTTACAACACTGAACTTAGAAAAGACACACAACGGATCCTTAAAAATTACTTTGGTATTAATCAAGAGGTCGAATTCACGACCTATTTCTCAGAAAGCCCACTGGCAAGAACTCACTATATCGTTAGGGTAGATAACAACAATATGGACGTAGACGTAAAGGCGATAGAAAGAAACCTGATGGAGGTATCCGCGTCTTGGGATGACCGTTTGTCTGACGCGATCGTTGCTAACTTTGGTGAAAGTAAAGGGTTGCCACTATCAAAGGTATATTCGAAAGCCTTCCCACGTTCATACAAAGAAGACATGATGCCGACCTCGGCAGTGGCAGACATTGAGCGATTAGAAGCGCTTGATGAAGACAACAAACTGGGTATGTTGTTCTATCGTCCACAAGAAGAAGCAGCGAATTCTAAGGCTGTACGTCTTAAGCTTTATCATCGTGATGAGCCCATTCATCTATCGGACGTCATGCCGATGTTGGAAAACTTGGGATTACGAGTGATCGGTGAATCGCCATATGAGATCGTTAAAACAGACGGCGGCACTTATTGGATCCTTGATTTCTCGATGCTACATAAGAGCGATGCAGAAGTGGATCTTCGTGAAGCAAGAGACCGTTTCCAACAAGCCTTTGCCGCAATTTGGTCTGGCGATCTCGAGAGTGATGGTTTCAACCGCTTGGTTCTTGGCTCTGGCTTAACTGGCCGTGAAGTCTCTATTCTTCGTGCCTATGCGCGTTATATGCGTCAAGTCGGTTTCCCATTTAGCCAACACTACATTGAAGACACACTCAATCATTATCCAGATTTGGCGAAAGATCTCGTTGAACTCTTTACCCAGCGTTTCATGCCATCGCTGAAAGGAAGTAAAAAGGGACAACAGCGCGTCATTGAGAAGATTAACAAACAACTAGATAAAGTAGATAGCTTAGATGACGATCGTATCATTCGCCGTTACGTCGAAATGATTTCTGCGACGCTACGTACCAACTACTATCAGAAAGACAAAGTTGGTGAACATAAGCCGTGGCTATCGCTCAAGCTTGAGCCAAAGAACATTCCAGAAATTCCAGCTCCGGTGCCTGCTTTTGAGATCTTTGTCTATGCTCCAGACATTGAAGGTGTGCATTTACGTGGAGGCAAGGTCGCTCGTGGTGGTCTTCGCTGGTCAGATAGACAGGAAGACTTCCGAACTGAAATTCTAGGTCTAGTTAAAGCACAACAAGTTAAGAACACAGTGATTGTACCTGTGGGCGCGAAAGGTGGATTTGTCTGTAAGCGTCAACCGCAACTGTCGAGCCGAGATGAAATATTTGCGGAAGGCCAGCGCTGTTACAAACAGTTCATTCGAGCACTATTAGATGTGTCGGACAACATCATCGAAGGTGAGGTTGTCGCGCCTAAGAGTGTGGTAAGACATGATGAAGATGACCCGTACCTAGTCGTTGCCGCTGATAAAGGGACGGCAACGTTCTCTGATTTAGCGAACTCGGTTTCTGAAGAATACGATTTCTGGTTAGGAGATGCCTTTGCTTCGGGTGGCTCAAATGGCTATGACCATAAAGCGATGGGTATTACCGCGAAGGGTGGCTGGGAGTCGGTCAAACGTCACTTCCGAGAAATGGGCATTGATTGTCAGAACCAGGACTTCACGGCGATTGGTGTTGGTGATATGGCTGGGGATGTATTTGGTAATGGTATGCTGCTTTCTAAGCACATTAAATTGCAAGCCGCGTTTAACCACATGCACATCTTTATTGATCCAAATCCAGCGTCATCAGCGAAGAGTTGGGAAGAGCGCAAACGTCTGTTCGATCTTCCTCGCTCTAGTTGGGAAGATTATGATCCTAAGTTGATCTCTAAGGGCGGTGGTATCTTTGCTCGCCGAGCAAAATCGATCACTTTAACGCCAGAAATCCAAAAGATGCTGGGTACTAAGAAAGCGTCCGTTGCACCGAATGATCTTATTAAGATGCTTTTGAGCATGGAAGTGGATCTTTTATGGAATGGCGGTATCGGTACTTACGTTAAGTCCAGTACTGAGACACATGCTGATGTTGGCGACCGCGCGAATGATGTACTGCGTATCAATGGTTGTGACCTTAAAGCGAAAGTCGTTGGTGAAGGCGGTAACCTAGGTATGACCCAACTAGGTCGTATTGAATATGCGCTCACTGGCGGCCGAGTCAACACAGACTTCGTGGATAATGTCGGTGGCGTGGATTGCTCGGATAACGAAGTTAACATTAAGATCTTCTTAAATGGTCTCGTCTCGAATGGCGATTTAACGGTGAAACAGCGTAACCAAATCCTTGAGTCTATGGAAGATGAAGTGGGTGAGATTGTACTTGATGACGCTTATTGCCAATCAGAGTCAATTTCGGTTACGGAATTCCAAGGCGTGTCATTGGTTAAAGAGCAGATCCGCTTTATTCATACGCTAGAGAAAGCCGGCCATCTTGATCGTGCATTAGAGTATATCCCTTCAGATGAGGATCTACTCGAGCGTGAAAAGCAGGGCATTGGTATGACTCGCCCTGAACTGTCGGTATTAGTTGCCTACGGGAAAATGGTGCTTAAAGAGGAACTTGTCACTGATGACATTGCTAATGACCCTTACCATGAGCAGCAACTGACCCAATACTTCCCATCTGAGTTACGCCGTAACTATTTGGAAAGCATGCCTAATCATCCGCTACGAGCGGAAATCATCTCAACTATGCTGGCAAATCAGATGGTTAACGAGATGGGCTGCAATTTTGTGACCAAACTCCAAGAGGAAACAGGCGCAACGGTGGTGGATATTGCTAATGCGTATGCTGCGTCGAGAGAAATCTATGGTTTTGCGTATACGTTCGAGCAAATTCGAAAACTGGATAACGTAGCAAGCTCTGAGGCGCAGTATGAGTTGTTGTTCATTGTTCGTCGCACACTTCGTCGTTTAGCTCGCTGGATCTTGCGTAACCGTCCTGGTAAGCAATCTGTAGAACAGCTGGTGGCTCGCTATCGCGAAGATGTCATCAAAGTTGAACAGACTTTGGAAAACTGCTTGGTGGCCGAAGAGGTTGCGGAGCATAGAGAACAAGCTGAGATTTGGATTGAGCAAGGTGTTGGTGGTGAGCTAGCTAACTACGTTGCACGCTTATCAAGTCTGCTCTCAGCCGTCGACATCGCAGAAATTGCTGCCGAAGCAAGCTTTGATGTTGAACGTGCGTCGAAACTCTATTTCCACTTAGGCGATCGCTTGTCTTTGCACTGGTTCCTGAATCAAATCAATGGTCAGGCAGTGGACAATAACTGGCAAGCATTAGCAAGGGCGGCATTCCGAGAAGATCTTGATTGGCAACAGCGTTTGCTTACATCACAAGTATTGCGATGTGGCTGCGGTGGAGAGGGTGAGGACGTGATCCTGTCACTTGATAATTGGATGGAAACCAATACACATAGCCTACAACGTTGGGAAAATATTCTTAATGAATTCAAGGTAGGTAACGTACATGAGTTTGCTAAGTTCTCGGTTGCTCTACGTGAACTGAGTCTACTCAATCTAAATTGTGCAAATAATCTATAG
- the pyrD gene encoding quinone-dependent dihydroorotate dehydrogenase — MLYRLARTGFFQLDAEKAHDLAIQNFKRFTGTPLDLAYRQQLPNRPVECMGLTFKNPVGLAAGLDKNGECIEAFGAMGFGFVEVGTVTPRPQPGNDKPRLFRLVEAEGIINRMGFNNLGVDNLVENVKKAKYDGIIGINIGKNKDTPIEKGAEDYIICMEKVYEHAGYIAVNISSPNTPGLRSLQYGEALDELLAELKAKQAELAEKHGKYVPLALKIAPDLSDDEIGQICDSLIKNQIDGVIATNTTLDRSIVEGMKHANEAGGLSGRPVQSRSTEVVRLLAENLDGKLPIIGVGGIDSFVSAKEKLMAGASLVQVYSGFIYHGPKLVKDIVNNL; from the coding sequence ATGCTTTACCGTCTTGCCAGAACTGGCTTTTTCCAACTTGATGCCGAAAAGGCTCACGATCTCGCTATTCAAAACTTCAAGCGCTTCACCGGCACACCACTTGATCTTGCATATCGCCAACAATTACCAAACCGACCAGTAGAATGTATGGGTTTAACCTTTAAAAACCCTGTAGGTTTGGCAGCAGGCTTAGATAAGAACGGGGAGTGTATTGAAGCATTTGGTGCTATGGGCTTTGGTTTTGTTGAGGTTGGAACGGTCACTCCACGTCCACAACCTGGTAACGACAAGCCACGTTTATTCCGCCTAGTTGAAGCTGAAGGTATCATTAATCGTATGGGCTTCAACAACCTAGGTGTAGATAACCTAGTTGAGAACGTGAAGAAAGCAAAGTACGACGGCATCATCGGCATTAACATTGGCAAAAATAAAGATACGCCAATCGAGAAGGGTGCTGAAGACTACATTATCTGTATGGAGAAAGTGTACGAGCACGCGGGCTACATCGCGGTGAATATCTCATCTCCAAACACTCCAGGTTTGCGCAGCCTGCAATACGGCGAAGCGCTGGATGAGCTGCTTGCAGAACTTAAAGCAAAACAAGCAGAACTGGCTGAAAAACATGGTAAATATGTACCGCTTGCATTAAAGATCGCGCCGGATCTAAGTGATGATGAGATTGGTCAGATTTGTGATTCATTGATCAAAAACCAGATCGACGGTGTGATCGCTACCAACACAACGTTGGATCGCTCGATTGTTGAAGGAATGAAGCACGCGAACGAGGCTGGTGGCCTTAGTGGTCGTCCCGTTCAGTCTCGTAGTACCGAAGTGGTGCGCCTTTTAGCGGAAAACCTTGATGGTAAGCTGCCAATCATTGGTGTAGGTGGTATTGATTCGTTCGTATCAGCGAAAGAAAAGCTGATGGCGGGTGCGTCTCTGGTTCAAGTGTACTCTGGCTTTATTTACCATGGTCCAAAACTTGTTAAAGACATCGTTAACAATCTATAA